From a single Lewinella sp. LCG006 genomic region:
- a CDS encoding GH3 auxin-responsive promoter family protein produces the protein MGVINWINNLFKIHLKKYEAELAAHYTHPEQLQRDTLQQILRENAGTAIFKEHSLRADASPATYAERVPVRTYEEMQPYIHRILGNENQVLTRQKVSALAKTAATTQKTSKFLPVTREHILSCQKGSWFTLTSLHLHREDMQIFARKNMLIGGGAYGNYPGTNMLVADISALMIQSIPLILRTFYLPDIYTATLPNYEEKIRKIAKIAANEPSLTMLGGVPTWNLALYRQVLAEKNAKHLLEVWPNLQAYVHGGVSFAPYREHYEALIPSKDFLYHEIYNASEGYFAVQDQLDKDDMILILNNGIYYEFIPFDELQNDDRRAIPLEQVQPGTLYAMVITNSSGLYRYLLGDVVRFTSVHPYRIKIAGRTQEYINAFGEDLLLSNVQQALLTTCAEFEVKIKDYTIAPYYMKVNQKGRHQWFIEFAGEVPPLATFTEALDEAMKACNSNYAQKRTNDFAITKLEIIPLPIGFFQYWLRDRGKVGGQAKVPKLANHRQFAEDILERLKKQTQTQKTEQ, from the coding sequence ATGGGTGTAATCAACTGGATCAACAACTTGTTCAAGATCCACTTAAAAAAATACGAAGCGGAGCTGGCAGCGCACTACACTCATCCTGAGCAATTGCAGCGGGATACCTTGCAACAAATTCTCCGTGAAAATGCCGGTACAGCTATCTTTAAGGAACACAGCCTCCGTGCTGATGCGTCTCCTGCTACTTATGCCGAACGGGTACCCGTGCGTACTTACGAAGAAATGCAGCCCTATATTCATCGTATACTTGGTAATGAAAACCAGGTGCTCACCCGGCAAAAAGTGAGTGCACTGGCAAAAACAGCCGCTACAACCCAAAAAACCAGCAAGTTTCTCCCCGTCACCAGAGAGCATATCCTCAGTTGTCAAAAAGGGAGTTGGTTTACCCTCACCAGTTTGCACCTGCACCGGGAAGATATGCAGATTTTTGCCCGTAAAAACATGTTAATTGGGGGAGGAGCTTATGGCAATTATCCTGGCACCAACATGCTGGTAGCAGATATTTCGGCCCTGATGATTCAAAGCATTCCGCTGATCTTACGCACCTTCTACTTGCCGGATATCTACACCGCGACCCTGCCCAATTATGAAGAAAAGATACGCAAAATTGCTAAGATAGCAGCCAACGAACCCAGCCTCACCATGTTGGGAGGAGTACCCACCTGGAACCTGGCGCTCTATCGGCAAGTGCTAGCGGAAAAAAACGCTAAGCATCTGCTGGAAGTCTGGCCCAACCTCCAGGCCTACGTTCATGGTGGAGTAAGCTTTGCCCCTTATCGGGAACACTATGAAGCGCTGATTCCCAGCAAGGATTTCCTCTATCACGAAATCTACAATGCTTCTGAGGGTTATTTTGCCGTCCAGGACCAGCTCGACAAAGACGATATGATTTTGATCCTGAACAATGGGATCTACTATGAATTTATTCCATTTGATGAACTGCAAAATGACGACCGCAGGGCTATCCCTCTCGAACAAGTGCAGCCAGGTACTTTGTACGCAATGGTCATTACCAATAGCAGTGGTTTGTATCGCTATCTGCTGGGAGATGTGGTACGGTTTACCAGCGTCCATCCTTATCGGATAAAGATCGCAGGCCGCACCCAGGAGTATATCAATGCTTTTGGCGAAGATCTCTTGCTCAGTAATGTTCAGCAGGCACTGCTGACGACGTGCGCGGAATTTGAGGTCAAAATCAAAGACTATACGATTGCTCCTTACTATATGAAAGTCAACCAAAAGGGGAGGCACCAGTGGTTCATTGAGTTTGCTGGAGAAGTGCCACCACTCGCTACGTTTACCGAAGCACTGGACGAAGCAATGAAAGCTTGTAACTCCAACTACGCTCAAAAAAGAACCAATGATTTTGCGATTACCAAGCTTGAAATAATTCCTTTACCTATCGGTTTTTTTCAATACTGGCTCCGTGATCGCGGCAAAGTAGGTGGGCAGGCAAAAGTACCTAAACTCGCTAATCACCGACAATTTGCGGAGGATATCCTGGAAAGGCTCAAAAAACAAACGCAAACGCAAAAAACTGAGCAATAA